The following are from one region of the Bacillus spongiae genome:
- a CDS encoding PucR family transcriptional regulator, whose amino-acid sequence MRKDFHLTVQQVLKRKYFQSAKVLAGSTSLHRHVKWVHIVEVTTIENLLNGNELILTTGLAWKEEHTFLSIMDQLIASRAAGICLELGTNIESIPPSVIKKANKHDLPLIIFQEEVPFVKITQDIHTTIINQQYSLIRDLENYSQRLNKYLLTISDVKEILQFLYDYIETPILFKYKDEKVISFPPRKKRDGETHVSELYHSNYISTKVIVFDEEFAELRLVGDPDIFQEFEHLLLDRTATAMAHYFLRELFFEEKKRMEEAKWVEGLLSGSHSPGKIHDYLRKLKVTVPIHGGVVCLCTIHSYEEKEKMDGTYFQLLTRTTFEQYGFVAITESKDNQPLYILLDTRSPSTWKRRIIQAIERINDSHFVRKNTSSSLFFSVGKYTHQLSAIHKSYQSSLEAIRLQPLQNGNGKYVFFDDLHLIRMVAILEQQMDLSQLVNEYLQPIIDYDQKQNTKLFQTLKVYLHCHGCKKKTAEQLYIVRQTLYHRLSRIKKLLGDDYMEPRKRMTLELLLFAYDYFQEESSLPSQLES is encoded by the coding sequence ATGAGAAAAGATTTTCACCTTACAGTTCAACAAGTGTTAAAACGAAAATACTTTCAATCAGCAAAAGTCCTTGCCGGCTCTACTAGTCTTCATCGTCATGTTAAGTGGGTTCATATTGTGGAAGTGACAACGATTGAGAATTTGTTAAATGGAAATGAATTAATCCTTACAACTGGGCTAGCTTGGAAGGAGGAACATACGTTTCTTTCCATCATGGATCAGTTAATAGCCAGTCGTGCTGCAGGTATCTGTTTAGAATTAGGGACAAATATAGAGAGTATTCCTCCTTCTGTCATAAAGAAAGCAAATAAACATGATCTTCCTCTTATCATTTTCCAGGAAGAAGTCCCATTTGTAAAAATTACACAAGATATACATACTACGATTATTAATCAACAATATTCTTTAATAAGAGATTTAGAAAACTATTCACAACGACTCAATAAATATTTATTAACGATTAGTGACGTTAAAGAGATTCTTCAATTTTTGTATGATTATATTGAAACCCCTATTCTATTTAAATATAAGGACGAGAAGGTAATCAGTTTTCCGCCACGAAAAAAAAGAGACGGTGAAACTCACGTAAGCGAGCTCTATCATTCAAACTATATTTCTACTAAAGTCATTGTATTCGATGAGGAATTTGCTGAACTGCGGTTGGTAGGTGATCCAGATATTTTTCAAGAGTTTGAGCACTTATTACTTGATAGAACGGCTACCGCAATGGCTCATTATTTTCTTAGAGAACTATTTTTTGAAGAGAAAAAAAGGATGGAAGAAGCAAAATGGGTGGAAGGGTTGCTAAGTGGGTCCCATTCACCCGGTAAAATTCATGATTATTTAAGAAAATTAAAGGTTACAGTACCCATACATGGTGGAGTGGTTTGTTTATGTACCATCCATTCATATGAGGAAAAAGAAAAAATGGATGGAACGTATTTTCAACTTCTAACACGAACCACTTTTGAACAATATGGATTTGTTGCCATTACAGAAAGTAAGGATAATCAGCCGTTGTATATTCTCCTTGATACAAGAAGTCCTTCTACATGGAAACGTCGAATCATACAAGCTATAGAACGGATCAATGATTCCCATTTTGTACGAAAAAATACCTCTTCCTCATTATTTTTTTCGGTGGGGAAATATACTCATCAACTATCAGCCATCCATAAAAGCTATCAATCATCTCTCGAAGCGATAAGGCTTCAACCACTCCAAAATGGGAATGGAAAGTACGTGTTTTTTGACGATTTACATCTGATCCGTATGGTTGCAATACTTGAACAACAGATGGATTTGTCACAATTGGTCAATGAGTATTTACAGCCTATTATTGATTATGATCAGAAGCAAAATACGAAGCTATTTCAAACATTAAAGGTTTATTTACATTGTCATGGCTGTAAGAAAAAAACAGCAGAACAATTATATATTGTTCGTCAAACTTTATATCATCGCTTAAGTAGAATAAAGAAGTTATTAGGAGATGATTATATGGAACCAAGAAAACGAATGACCCTGGAATTACTACTATTTGCTTATGACTATTTTCAAGAAGAAAGCTCTCTACCTTCACAATTGGAATCATGA
- a CDS encoding NCS1 family transporter encodes MKNSYLKSPDLLPITSSGRKITIMGYSFMWVGMVVVLATFAIGGAGVMSLPLPFVLIATIIGSLAIGVFMSLTGDIGIEHGLSFPVYMRAPFGTIGTHIPSIVRGLAASMWFGINTFFGATAMNGILNILFEFDQWFLCFLLFAFVQLLNTILGIKAVERFADLAAPVIILISVWMYSTLSESAASQGREIWSWVESPVTGSAAITAFLVVIFSNMGFWSTLSADINSITRFMKAPKNERNWFKRNRSSLIGNLIALPLTQTFMVLIGGISYIAVLDSDPVVALQESASGFFLGILLLMIVLAQWSTNIAANIVPAATIFSNIGGPKFPFWAGVITAGIAGIIVQPWNLFDVIIPVLLFVGGILSAIVGILVSDYYILRRRRVNVPDLYEKEGQFNYMKGVNLAGFVAWFLGAVASYYIPNYSFIVGFTVGGVSYYVLAKYWWFKKYKQAEIEDPNDEKYLGITVGKEWKIVVESEEVVVDHEADNVRSLF; translated from the coding sequence TTGAAGAATAGTTACTTAAAATCTCCTGATTTATTGCCAATCACGAGTTCTGGAAGAAAGATTACCATAATGGGTTACTCTTTTATGTGGGTAGGGATGGTCGTTGTATTAGCTACTTTTGCTATAGGGGGTGCGGGTGTGATGTCGCTCCCATTACCTTTTGTTCTTATAGCTACGATTATCGGTTCGCTTGCGATAGGAGTCTTCATGAGTCTTACAGGAGATATTGGAATCGAACACGGTCTTTCCTTTCCCGTTTATATGAGAGCCCCTTTTGGTACGATTGGGACACATATTCCATCAATAGTTCGTGGATTAGCTGCATCGATGTGGTTTGGTATTAATACTTTTTTTGGTGCAACGGCAATGAATGGCATCTTGAACATTCTGTTTGAATTTGATCAATGGTTTCTCTGTTTCCTGTTATTTGCTTTCGTTCAATTACTCAATACAATATTGGGAATAAAGGCTGTTGAAAGATTTGCAGATCTTGCTGCACCTGTCATTATTTTGATATCGGTTTGGATGTACTCGACATTATCAGAATCTGCCGCCTCACAAGGTCGTGAAATATGGAGTTGGGTAGAAAGCCCTGTTACCGGTAGCGCAGCGATTACAGCGTTTTTAGTAGTCATTTTTAGTAATATGGGATTTTGGTCTACACTCTCAGCTGATATTAATTCGATTACTCGTTTTATGAAGGCACCCAAAAACGAACGAAATTGGTTTAAGAGAAATAGGAGTTCCTTAATTGGTAATTTGATCGCATTACCACTCACACAAACCTTCATGGTGTTAATTGGAGGGATTTCCTATATTGCTGTATTAGATTCTGACCCGGTTGTAGCATTGCAGGAGTCAGCGAGTGGTTTTTTTCTAGGCATTTTATTATTGATGATTGTTCTCGCCCAATGGTCAACCAATATCGCTGCAAATATTGTCCCAGCAGCTACGATATTCTCTAATATTGGTGGACCAAAGTTTCCTTTTTGGGCGGGCGTGATTACGGCGGGAATTGCCGGAATCATTGTTCAACCTTGGAATCTATTTGATGTCATCATTCCTGTTCTGTTATTTGTGGGTGGTATATTATCAGCAATCGTTGGGATATTAGTCTCAGATTATTATATTTTGCGGAGACGACGCGTAAATGTTCCCGATTTATACGAGAAGGAAGGGCAATTTAACTACATGAAAGGAGTAAATCTTGCCGGCTTTGTAGCATGGTTTTTAGGAGCGGTTGCTTCCTACTATATACCAAATTACTCCTTTATTGTTGGGTTTACAGTCGGTGGGGTGAGTTATTATGTTCTTGCAAAATATTGGTGGTTTAAGAAGTATAAACAAGCGGAGATAGAGGATCCGAATGATGAAAAATATTTAGGGATTACGGTCGGGAAAGAGTGGAAAATTGTGGTTGAGTCTGAGGAAGTAGTAGTGGATCATGAAGCTGATAATGTAAGGAGCCTATTTTAA
- the hydA gene encoding dihydropyrimidinase yields the protein MKKIIKHGVIVTATEEYQADILIEDGKIITIGDCLDEASAERIDAKGCYIFPGGIDPHTHLEMPFGGTVSKDDFETGTKAAAFGGTTTVIDFCLTEKGEPLKDALQTWHKKSKDKAVIDYGFHLMISEINESVLTELKEVVEEGVTSFKVFMAYKNVFQADDETLFKTLLTAKELGALVMVHAENGDVIDYLTKQALKKGQTEPIYHALTRPPEVEGEATGRAATLTGLSESQLYVVHVSCAEAVENIAQARTKGFDVWGETCPQYLVLDQSYLKRPNFEGAKYVWSPPLREKWHQDVLWNALKTGQLQTLGSDQCSFDFIGQKDLGKGDFTKIPNGGPFIEDRVSILFSEGVKKGRITINQFVDIMSTRVAKLFGLFPQKGTISVGSDADLVIFDPTVERTISKETHHMAVDYNAFEGLTITGEPVSVLSRGEFVIKDKVFVGKPGNGNYLKRAKYGNHSVLEVPHQTNS from the coding sequence ATGAAAAAAATCATTAAACATGGTGTCATTGTCACAGCTACTGAAGAATATCAGGCGGACATCTTAATTGAGGATGGGAAAATCATCACGATTGGAGATTGTTTGGATGAAGCGAGTGCTGAACGCATTGACGCAAAGGGCTGTTATATCTTTCCTGGTGGGATTGATCCCCATACTCATTTAGAGATGCCCTTTGGCGGAACTGTATCGAAGGATGATTTTGAAACAGGAACAAAGGCTGCTGCTTTTGGTGGTACCACAACCGTTATTGATTTTTGTTTAACAGAGAAAGGGGAACCGCTAAAAGATGCCTTACAAACGTGGCATAAAAAATCAAAGGATAAAGCGGTGATTGATTATGGGTTTCATTTAATGATAAGTGAAATAAATGAATCCGTCCTAACAGAGTTAAAAGAGGTGGTCGAGGAGGGGGTTACTTCTTTTAAAGTATTTATGGCTTATAAGAATGTATTTCAAGCGGATGATGAAACGCTTTTTAAAACGCTACTTACAGCGAAGGAACTTGGTGCACTTGTGATGGTGCATGCTGAAAATGGTGATGTAATTGATTACTTAACGAAACAAGCCTTAAAGAAAGGGCAAACAGAGCCAATTTACCATGCGTTAACAAGACCACCGGAAGTGGAGGGAGAAGCAACAGGGAGAGCGGCAACGTTAACAGGATTATCTGAATCGCAATTATATGTTGTTCATGTTTCATGTGCTGAGGCGGTTGAGAACATCGCACAAGCTCGTACTAAAGGGTTTGATGTATGGGGGGAAACGTGCCCTCAGTATTTAGTTTTAGATCAATCGTATTTAAAACGTCCAAATTTCGAAGGGGCAAAATATGTTTGGTCGCCACCATTACGAGAAAAGTGGCATCAAGATGTTTTATGGAATGCATTGAAGACAGGTCAGTTACAAACACTTGGTTCGGATCAATGCTCCTTTGATTTTATCGGACAGAAGGATTTAGGGAAAGGAGATTTTACAAAGATTCCAAATGGAGGCCCTTTTATTGAAGATCGTGTTTCGATATTATTTTCCGAGGGAGTAAAAAAAGGAAGGATTACCATTAATCAATTTGTTGATATTATGTCAACAAGAGTCGCAAAATTATTTGGTCTATTTCCACAGAAGGGAACGATTTCAGTGGGGTCAGATGCTGATCTTGTCATCTTTGATCCAACGGTTGAAAGGACAATCTCAAAGGAAACACATCATATGGCGGTTGATTATAATGCCTTTGAAGGGCTAACAATTACGGGCGAACCTGTAAGTGTTTTATCAAGAGGAGAGTTTGTAATTAAAGATAAGGTTTTTGTAGGGAAGCCTGGAAACGGCAATTATTTAAAACGTGCAAAATACGGGAATCACTCCGTATTAGAAGTTCCTCATCAGACTAATTCATAG
- the preA gene encoding NAD-dependent dihydropyrimidine dehydrogenase subunit PreA has product MADLRMNFAGIQSPNPFWLASAPPTNSAYQVQRAFEAGWGGAVWKTLGDPIINVSSRFAAVHYNGQRVAGFNNIELITDRPLEVNLQEIYDTKKKYPDHVVIASLMVEPKQKNWHEIVKKVESVGVDGLELNFGCPHGMAERGMGSASGQVPELVKKQTYWVKEVAQTPVIVKLTPNITDITVTAEAAVQGGADAISLINTINSLAGVDLNTWNTIPHVAGKGAHGGYCGPAVKPIALNMVGECARNPRINVPISGIGGISDWQNAAEFMLMGATGVQVCTAVMHHGFRIVEDMIEGLDHYLEEKGIDSVEHLIGKSVRNYSDWGDLDLNYQIVARINTDTCINCNKCYIACEDASHQCIDIVTKENGEQFVKVREEDCVGCNLCSIVCPVDNAIDMIEVQSEHPPMSWNERQAAINKVQTFHTNRMKETN; this is encoded by the coding sequence ATGGCTGATTTAAGAATGAATTTTGCTGGAATTCAGTCTCCAAATCCTTTTTGGTTGGCCTCAGCACCGCCAACAAATTCTGCCTATCAGGTACAACGAGCATTTGAGGCAGGGTGGGGAGGAGCTGTTTGGAAAACGTTAGGTGACCCGATTATTAATGTTTCTTCTCGGTTTGCAGCAGTTCACTATAACGGGCAAAGAGTAGCAGGATTTAATAATATTGAGTTAATTACTGACCGCCCACTTGAAGTGAATTTACAAGAGATTTATGACACAAAAAAGAAGTATCCTGATCATGTAGTGATCGCTTCATTAATGGTCGAACCGAAGCAGAAGAATTGGCATGAAATTGTGAAAAAGGTAGAGAGTGTCGGTGTAGATGGATTGGAGTTGAATTTTGGTTGTCCACATGGAATGGCAGAAAGAGGAATGGGGTCAGCGTCTGGACAAGTACCAGAGTTGGTCAAAAAACAAACGTATTGGGTTAAAGAAGTTGCCCAAACACCTGTTATTGTCAAATTAACCCCAAACATTACAGATATAACCGTAACGGCCGAAGCAGCAGTACAAGGAGGAGCGGATGCCATTAGTTTGATCAACACAATCAACAGTCTAGCCGGCGTTGATCTGAATACTTGGAATACGATTCCTCACGTCGCTGGGAAGGGAGCACATGGAGGCTATTGTGGACCAGCAGTGAAACCAATTGCCTTAAATATGGTTGGTGAGTGTGCGAGAAACCCTCGAATAAATGTCCCAATCTCTGGTATTGGAGGAATTTCTGATTGGCAAAATGCGGCAGAATTTATGCTGATGGGTGCTACTGGTGTTCAAGTATGTACAGCGGTGATGCACCATGGCTTCCGAATTGTTGAGGATATGATTGAAGGGTTGGACCACTATCTTGAGGAGAAAGGAATTGACTCTGTTGAACACTTGATTGGGAAATCGGTCCGTAACTATTCTGATTGGGGCGATTTAGATTTAAATTATCAAATTGTCGCAAGGATCAATACGGACACCTGTATAAATTGCAATAAATGTTATATCGCTTGTGAAGATGCTTCTCATCAGTGTATTGATATCGTTACAAAGGAAAATGGAGAGCAATTTGTGAAGGTGAGAGAAGAGGATTGTGTGGGGTGTAATTTATGTTCAATCGTTTGTCCAGTTGATAATGCCATTGACATGATTGAGGTACAAAGTGAGCATCCGCCTATGAGCTGGAACGAACGGCAGGCAGCCATAAACAAGGTTCAAACCTTTCATACAAACCGAATGAAAGAAACGAACTGA
- a CDS encoding NAD(P)-dependent oxidoreductase, with protein MKESTSMRDFKANFAEVKEGLSRKEAVEEANRCLYCYDAPCIQACPTGIDIPSFIKKIPSGNLKGSAKTIMAANPMGASCARVCPTEELCEGACVLNHSTKPIMIGDLQRYATDWARHNDTQLFQPLQSNGKTVAIIGGGPAGLSAARELALFGYEVTIFEAEKEAGGLNSFGIVSFRLPQAISFWEVEQVRKLNVKIKTNTKIGKDISAKSIMNQFDAVIFAVGMANVRKLNIPGEELEGVFDAIQFIKSTKSMPLNETLSGKNVVVIGAGNTAIDGATCAVRLGAKDVKIVYRRTQEEMTAYDFEYHFAKQEGVEFRWLTAPKRFIGNEEGKVVAMECVKMQLSERVEGGRRLAVPIKNSEFIVEVDAVIMAIGQERHQSLIEEFELNHLDGVVQVDSTTFVTSNSRIFACGDVIFGNGKGEAMVVTAAQQGKKAAYSVHASLMSRASI; from the coding sequence ATGAAGGAATCTACTTCTATGAGAGATTTTAAGGCGAATTTTGCAGAAGTGAAGGAAGGACTCTCAAGAAAAGAAGCGGTGGAAGAAGCGAACCGTTGTTTGTATTGCTATGATGCTCCTTGTATTCAAGCTTGTCCTACTGGAATCGATATCCCATCGTTTATTAAAAAAATACCTTCAGGAAATCTAAAGGGTTCAGCTAAAACGATTATGGCAGCTAATCCAATGGGCGCAAGCTGCGCTCGAGTATGTCCGACAGAGGAGCTCTGCGAGGGAGCTTGTGTGTTAAACCATTCGACTAAGCCAATTATGATTGGTGATTTACAACGTTATGCAACAGATTGGGCGAGGCATAATGATACTCAATTATTTCAGCCATTGCAATCAAATGGAAAAACGGTCGCCATCATAGGAGGAGGACCAGCAGGTTTATCAGCAGCTAGGGAGCTTGCTTTATTTGGGTATGAAGTAACCATCTTTGAAGCAGAGAAAGAGGCAGGTGGGTTAAATTCTTTCGGAATTGTTTCATTTCGACTTCCACAAGCGATTTCTTTTTGGGAGGTTGAGCAAGTTCGAAAATTGAACGTCAAGATTAAAACGAATACAAAGATCGGAAAAGATATATCTGCAAAAAGTATTATGAACCAGTTTGATGCTGTTATCTTTGCAGTTGGAATGGCTAACGTGCGCAAATTAAATATTCCGGGCGAAGAATTAGAGGGGGTATTTGACGCCATTCAATTCATTAAATCAACGAAATCCATGCCATTAAATGAAACACTGAGTGGGAAGAATGTAGTGGTAATCGGAGCAGGAAACACAGCGATTGATGGGGCAACATGTGCTGTGCGTTTAGGAGCAAAGGATGTGAAAATCGTATATAGACGAACACAAGAAGAGATGACAGCCTATGATTTTGAGTATCATTTTGCGAAGCAAGAGGGCGTCGAATTTCGTTGGCTTACTGCACCTAAGCGGTTTATTGGAAATGAGGAAGGGAAAGTAGTGGCAATGGAATGTGTGAAAATGCAGCTAAGTGAACGAGTGGAGGGTGGAAGAAGGTTAGCCGTGCCAATTAAGAATTCTGAATTCATTGTAGAAGTGGATGCTGTTATTATGGCCATTGGACAAGAAAGACATCAAAGCTTAATAGAAGAATTTGAATTAAACCATTTGGACGGCGTTGTGCAAGTAGATTCAACTACTTTCGTAACATCTAATTCTCGTATTTTTGCTTGTGGAGATGTCATATTTGGAAATGGAAAAGGAGAAGCGATGGTTGTAACAGCAGCCCAACAAGGGAAGAAGGCGGCATATAGTGTACACGCTTCATTAATGAGTCGTGCTTCTATTTAA
- a CDS encoding nitrilase-related carbon-nitrogen hydrolase encodes MSDRVKIGLIQAKHEVDGSEPVNVHKEKAIEKHIRLVKEAADKGAQIICLQEVFYGPYFCAEQSPKWYDSAEEIPDGPTTTRFQAIAKNLGVVIILPIYEREGIATYYNAAAVIDADGRYLGKYRKQHIPHVGVGDEGCGFWEKFYFKPGNLGYPVFETAFAKIGVYICYDRHFPEGARLLGLKGAEIVFNPSATVAGLSEYLWKLEQPAHAVANGYYLGAINRVGIEGPWNMGEFYGQSYIVDPRGNFVSMGSRDQDEVIIGEIDKKMIREVRDTWQFYRDRRPETYGDMTALLP; translated from the coding sequence ATGTCAGATAGAGTGAAAATCGGTCTGATACAGGCAAAGCATGAGGTAGATGGGAGTGAGCCGGTAAATGTACATAAAGAAAAGGCAATCGAAAAGCATATCCGGCTTGTGAAAGAGGCAGCGGACAAGGGCGCACAAATTATTTGCTTACAAGAGGTCTTTTATGGTCCCTATTTTTGTGCTGAACAAAGCCCTAAATGGTATGATTCGGCAGAGGAAATTCCAGATGGGCCAACTACGACAAGATTTCAAGCAATCGCAAAAAATTTAGGAGTTGTAATCATCTTACCGATTTATGAAAGAGAAGGGATTGCAACGTATTATAATGCAGCAGCGGTAATTGATGCGGATGGACGTTATTTAGGGAAATATCGTAAACAGCACATTCCTCACGTCGGAGTCGGAGATGAAGGTTGTGGTTTTTGGGAAAAGTTTTATTTTAAGCCTGGTAATCTGGGCTATCCCGTTTTTGAAACAGCCTTTGCTAAAATTGGGGTTTATATATGCTACGATCGCCATTTTCCAGAGGGCGCTCGTTTACTTGGATTAAAGGGGGCGGAAATAGTCTTTAATCCATCCGCTACCGTTGCAGGGCTTTCTGAATATTTATGGAAGCTTGAGCAGCCTGCCCATGCCGTAGCGAATGGCTACTATTTAGGTGCAATTAATCGTGTCGGCATTGAAGGGCCATGGAATATGGGCGAATTTTATGGTCAGTCATATATAGTTGATCCACGTGGAAATTTTGTTTCGATGGGTAGTCGTGATCAAGATGAAGTCATTATTGGAGAAATAGATAAAAAAATGATACGTGAAGTTCGAGATACTTGGCAGTTTTATCGAGATAGACGCCCCGAAACCTATGGTGACATGACAGCATTGCTACCATAA
- a CDS encoding DUF3939 domain-containing protein, giving the protein MEVLQLLKKWFQRFSRQKVSLLSIDQAISEWGKNKHESVDYTVLLHSDQSINYSFLKPYLKIIPNNKVYMSKHTFKLYEENEKERMLLLDAAQDAVFLYLIKMDTSTIPVYHGTKRLNQQTLVNAKVIPEPFPVELFVEDTVFITDSEQAV; this is encoded by the coding sequence TAAAAAAATGGTTTCAACGGTTCTCAAGGCAAAAGGTATCCTTGCTATCGATCGATCAAGCAATATCTGAATGGGGAAAGAACAAGCATGAATCAGTTGATTATACGGTTCTATTACATTCAGATCAATCGATTAATTATTCCTTTCTTAAACCGTATTTAAAAATAATACCGAATAATAAAGTTTATATGAGTAAACATACGTTCAAATTATATGAAGAAAATGAAAAAGAACGCATGCTTTTACTTGATGCTGCACAAGATGCAGTCTTTCTATATTTAATTAAGATGGATACGTCAACTATTCCGGTCTATCATGGGACAAAGAGGTTGAACCAACAGACTTTAGTAAATGCTAAGGTCATTCCAGAACCGTTCCCAGTAGAGTTATTTGTTGAAGACACTGTCTTTATTACGGATAGTGAGCAAGCTGTGTAA